One window of Camelina sativa cultivar DH55 chromosome 4, Cs, whole genome shotgun sequence genomic DNA carries:
- the LOC104783022 gene encoding citrate synthase 4, mitochondrial-like has product MMMKSCSSSSIVSCWLRNSTSTKCNQGQQSSLINPVRWLQMQSSSTHLSNNGGGSSIAQLQELIPEQQVLGGMRGRTGSL; this is encoded by the exons ATGATGATGaaatcttgttcttcttcttcgattgttTCATGTTGGTTGAGGAATAGCACAAGCACAAAGTGTAACCAGGGGCAACAATCTTCGCTCATCAATCCGGTTAGATGGCTTCAGATGCAGAGCTCATCAACCCACCTG tccAATAATGGTGGAGGGAGCAGCATTGCGCAGCTGCAAGAGTTAATTCCGGAACAGCAG GTACTTGGTGGAATGAGAGGGAGGACTGGATCACTCTAG
- the LOC104783021 gene encoding rac-like GTP-binding protein ARAC9 isoform X1: protein MSASVAATSATTASTFIKCVTVGDGAVGKTCLLISYTSNTFPTDYVPTVFDNFSANVLVDGKTVNLGLWDTAGQEDYNRLRPLSYRGADVFILAFSLISRPSFENIAKKFVDRFLSQWVPELRHYAPTVPIVLVGTKLDLREDKQFPMNYPGACTISTEQGQELRKEIGALAYIECSSKTQQNVKTVFDAAIKVVLQPPSKTTKQKRKIGFCHVL from the exons ATGTCAGCTTCAGTGGCTGCAACATCAGCAACAACAGCTTCAACGTTTATAAAGTGCGTCACTGTTGGCGATGGAGCTGTGGGCAAAACTTGTCTTCTTATCTCCTACACCAGCAACACTTTTCCCACT GATTATGTTCCAACAGTGTTCGACAATTTCAGTGCAAATGTTTTAGTCGATGGCAAAACTGTCAATCTTGGTCTCTGGGATACTGCTG GTCAAGAAGATTACAATAGGCTTAGACCATTGAGTTACAGAGGAGCGGATGTATTCATTCTTGCCTTCTCACTTATTAGCAGGCCTAGCTTTGAGAACATTGCTAAAAAG TTTGTGGATCGGTTTCTTTCGCAGTGGGTTCCCGAGCTGAGACATTATGCCCCGACCGTGCCTATAGTTCTCGTTGGAACCAAATTAG ATCTAAGAGAAGACAAGCAATTCCCAATGAACTATCCTGGTGCTTGTACAATCTCCACAGAACAA GGTCAAGAACTAAGAAAGGAGATAGGAGCATTAGCTTATATAGAGTGCAGCTCAAAAACACAACAG AATGTAAAAACGGTGTTTGATGCGGCGATAAAAGTAGTCTTACAGCCTCCTTCAAAGACTAcgaagcaaaagagaaagattGGGTTCTGCCATGTTCTTTGA
- the LOC104784405 gene encoding F-box/kelch-repeat protein At2g44700-like: MSNLAASNADERPRKTNQPPSSSLSSPSLFSLPLDMVLNVLARVPKRFYPILCCVSNKMRSLVRSAEIHETRSLLGKDSLYIFFLDEISSPLYVYWYTLRRTENRTTENLFYPIEFSTPRDPCTTRMLAIDTEIFFMTPCTTRSLKLRILDTRSRVLRQGPSLLVDRLSTSVGLVGGKVYVIGGCSERELLVERFDLKTQTFEEAPTPDERDYRIWIYGVNVTLDRKVYALCPREGMASYDTRDGSCQRSEMPKDKWRRSGTCVIGNVLYLYFSRFGLMWYDTQLMIWRVVYGFDLDKAQCVGIAEYYGKLAILWEKPSPVSRESKEIWCTMIGLLRSDVGIHGAAEPSQLLGIVPYGYLMRCCLSVSA, translated from the coding sequence ATGTCAAACCTCGCCGCTTCTAACGCCGACGAACGACCGCGAAAAACCAACCAACCACCGTCGTCTTCATTGTCTTCGCCGTCATTGTTTTCACTGCCACTAGACATGGTTTTGAACGTCTTAGCCCGCGTACCAAAACGGTTTTACCCAATCCTCTGTTGCGTCTCCAATAAGATGAGGAGTCTTGTTCGCTCCGCTGAGATTCACGAGACTCGATCTTTACTCGGAAAAGATTCtctttatatcttcttcttgGACGAAATCTCAAGTCCCTTATACGTCTACTGGTACACTCTCCGCAGGACTGAGAACAGAACGACTGAGAATCTCTTCTACCCGATAGAATTCTCCACTCCTCGCGATCCTTGTACTACACGCATGCTAGCCATTGATACAGAGATCTTCTTCATGACCCCATGTACTACTCGTTCATTAAAGTTACGGATTCTTGACACCAGGTCTAGAGTGTTGCGTCAAGGACCTAGTTTGCTAGTGGATCGATTATCAACTAGCGTAGGACTAGTCGGCGGTAAGGTCTATGTGATCGGAGGATGTAGCGAGCGCGAACTACTAGTGGAAAGATTTGACCTAAAGACGCAAACGTTTGAAGAAGCTCCGACTCCTGATGAAAGAGATTATCGCATATGGATATATGGGGTAAATGTTACACTAGACAGAAAGGTTTATGCTCTATGTCCTCGTGAAGGTATGGCCTCGTACGATACTAGAGATGGTTCTTGTCAGAGATCTGAGATGCCTAAAGATAAATGGCGGCGTTCAGGAACGTGCGTGATTGGCAATGTGCTCTACCTTTACTTCTCTAGATTCGGGTTAATGTGGTATGACACTCAACTGATGATATGGAGGGTGGTTTATGGTTTTGATCTTGACAAAGCTCAATGCGTTGGAATAGCTGAATACTATGGGAAGTTGGCAATTCTATGGGAGAAACCAAGTCCTGTTAGTCGTGAAAGCAAAGAGATTTGGTGTACAATGATTGGTTTGCTTAGGAGTGATGTAGGGATTCATGGAGCTGCAGAACCCTCTCAACTTCTCGGGATTGTTCCTTACGGCTATCTAATGCGTTGTTGTCTGTCCGTTTCGGCTTAG
- the LOC104784404 gene encoding F-box/kelch-repeat protein At2g44700-like, giving the protein MVLNVLARVPKRLYPILCCVTKNLRSLVCSAEIQETRSSLGKDSLYICVMDETMDEEYMRTRTYHWFSLRRVVESTTENVFVSVDFSFLPEPCRRSASVVAFGPKILLFQTKLHDKPPQETNQPPSSFTSLPRDMVLNVLARVPKRLYPILCCVTKNLRSLVCSAEIQETRSSLGKDSLYICVMDETMDEEYMRTRTYHWFSLRRVVESTTENVFVSVDFSFLPEPCRRSASVVAFGPKMFFIPGTNHRSSSFRIFDTQSGKVRQGPSLLVNRTFNCVALVGGKIYVIGGCREDDSPAESFDLKTEAWERAPSPDEEDSRVWIHGTGAPLDIKVCAVSLFGGLTCYDTRDGSCETSELPFGKWWNTGVCVINNVLYVYFFRFGLMWFDTDLRLWRVVFGLDLGTPQGVAMAEYYGKLAFLWEKPSLVCRGSKEIWCRMIGLARSQEGFNGAAEPSQLLRIVPRTFSIHHCLSVG; this is encoded by the exons ATGGTATTAAACGTCTTAGCCCGCGTACCAAAACGGTTATACCCAATCCTCTGTTGCGTCACCAAGAACTTGCGTAGTCTTGTTTGCTCGGCTGAGATTCAAGAGACTCGATCTTCCCTCGGAAAAGATTCTCTTTATATCTGCGTCATGGACGAAACTATGGATGAAGAATATATGCGTACTCGGACTTATCACTGGTTCAGTCTCCGCAGGGTTGTGGAGAGTACGACCGAGAATGTCTTCGTCTCCGTCGATTTCTCTTTCCTTCCCGAGCCTTGTCGTCGCTCTGCTTCCGTCGTCGCCTTTGGTCCTAAGAT TCTTCTCTTTCAAACTAAACTCCATGACAAACCACCGCAAGAAACCAACCAACCGCCGTCATCCTTTACGTCACTGCCACGCGACATGGTATTAAACGTCTTAGCCCGCGTACCAAAACGGTTATACCCAATCCTCTGTTGCGTCACCAAGAACTTGCGTAGTCTTGTTTGCTCGGCTGAGATTCAAGAGACTCGATCTTCCCTCGGAAAAGATTCTCTTTATATCTGCGTCATGGACGAAACTATGGATGAAGAATATATGCGTACTCGGACTTATCACTGGTTCAGTCTCCGCAGGGTTGTGGAGAGTACGACCGAGAATGTCTTCGTCTCCGTCGATTTCTCTTTCCTTCCCGAGCCTTGTCGTCGCTCTGCTTCCGTCGTCGCCTTTGGTCCTAAGATGTTCTTCATTCCCGGAACTAATCATCGCTCATCAAGCTTTAGGATCTTTGACACTCAATCTGGAAAGGTTCGCCAAGGACCTAGTTTGCTAGTGAACCGAACGTTTAATTGCGTAGCACTAGTCGGCGGTAAGATCTATGTGATCGGAGGATGCAGAGAAGACGATAGTCCAGCGGAAAGCTTTGATCTAAAGACGGAAGCTTGGGAAAGAGCTCCGAGTCCCGATGAAGAAGATAGTCGCGTATGGATTCATGGGACAGGTGCTCCACTAGACATAAAGGTTTGTGCTGTAAGCTTATTTGGAGGCCTCACATGTTACGATACTAGAGATGGTTCTTGCGAGACATCTGAGTTGCCTTTTGGAAAATGGTGGAACACAGGAGTGTGTGTTATAAACAATGTGCTCTACGTGTACTTCTTTCGTTTCGGTTTAATGTGGTTTGACACTGATCTGAGGCTATGGAGAGTGGTTTTTGGTTTGGATCTTGGCACACCTCAGGGCGTTGCAATGGCTGAATACTATGGGAAGTTGGCGTTTCTATGGGAGAAACCAAGTCTTGTTTGTCGTGGAAGCAAAGAGATTTGGTGTAGAATGATTGGCTTGGCTAGGAGTCAAGAAGGATTCAATGGAGCTGCAGAACCCTCTCAACTTCTCAGGATTGTTCCTCGCACCTTTAGTATTCACCATTGTCTGTCGGTTGGTTAA
- the LOC104783024 gene encoding polyadenylate-binding protein 3: protein MPPKVVKRGGAARRGGRLTRSAVKAQSTPMESAQKESVNIGELSGSDAVEAKVVDETLEEENPLDRSKPSDSIDDSVTAANPNDVVPLKKEIKDSVDDFGKDERLDLDDNEPEYEAEEYGGEEFEERELGQEDVELVNEEEEELHEEIEVEEEAGEFEDEIGDGPEELESEHDDEHANEDVKHGGDTVDVEKEEHHDVLHERRKRKEFEIFVGNLDRGATEDDLKKVFGHVGEVTEIRILKNPQTKKSKGSAFLRFATVEQAKRAVKELKSPMINGKKCGVTASQDNDTLFIGNICKTWTLEALREKLKHYGVENVDDITLVEDSNNVNMNRGYAFLEFSSRSDATDAHKRLLKKDVVFGVEKPAKVSFADSFLDPEDEIMAQVKTIFIDGLSPSWNEERVRDLLKRYGKLEKIELARNMPSARRKDFGFVTFDTHDAAMSCAKFINNSELGEGEDKAKVRARLSRPLQKAGKSRQSSRSDQRSRHGTGRSGRSSFARLPPRSLPSSRSARGVGSRAPSSSAKRAAGSRGRRPRPPLPPPARVRPLPPPARSYDRRPPVPLYPKASLKRDYGRRDDLPPPRSRPAVSYSSRLSPERHLSYRDDYAPRSSGYSDLPRSSSRSEMRRPFVDDPYSSRFERPPSYSEGRPRAYEPLPGSKRPYAALDDVPPRYADVDVRHSRTRLDYDVGPSQYGESYGDRIPRSSLGYGSSRNSMSSHDSRGPYSSRQGMDYGGGSYSGSDVGGMYSSSSYGGDLPRRDGGGSSYSSIYSSRGLGGSSYSGGGPGSYY from the exons ATGCCACCGAAGGTTGTGAAGAGGGGAGGCGCCGCGAGAAGAGGCGGGAGGCTAACGAGATCGGCGGTCAAGGCTCAGAGTACGCCGATGGAATCTGCCCAGAAAGAATCTGTTAATATCGGTGAGCTATCTGGCTCCGATGCTGTGGAAGCGAAGGTGGTAGATGAAACTTTAGAGGAAGAGAATCCATTAGATAGGTCGAAGCCATCGGATTCAATTGATGATTCTGTAACTGCAGCTAATCCGAATGATGTTGTTCCGTTgaaaa AGGAGATAAAGGATTCTGTGGATGATTTCGGAAAAGATGAAAGATTGGATTTAGATGACAATGAACCAGAGTATGAGGCTGAAGAATATGGCGGGGAGGAGTTTGAAGAGAGAGAATTGGGACAGGAGGATGTTGAGTTGGTTaacgaggaggaagaagagctgCACGAGGAGATTGAGGTCGAGGAGGAAGCTGGTGAGTTTGAAGACGAGATTGGAGATGGTCCGGAGGAGCTTGAGAGTGAGCATGATGATGAGCATGCTAATGAAGATGTCAAACATGGAGGAGACACTGTCGATGTGGAAAAAGAAGAGCATCATGATGTTCTCCATGAGAGACGTAAGCGTAAGGAGTTCGAAATATTTGTTGGAAATTTGGACAGAGGTGCTACCGAGGACGACTTGAAGAAAGTGTTTGGTCATGTTGGCGAGGTGACTGAAATTAGGATTTTGAAGAATCCTCAGACAAAGAAGAGCAAGGGTTCTGCTTTCTTGCGTTTTGCAACTGTGGAACAGGCAAAACGAGCTGTTAAAGAGCTTAAAAGCCCAATG ATCAATGGTAAAAAGTGTGGTGTAACTGCAAGCCAGGATAATGATACCCTCTTCATTGGTAACATATGCAAGACATGGACCCTAGAAGCT TTGAGGGAGAAGCTGAAACACTATGGAGTTGAGAATGTGGATGATATAACGTTGGTAGAGGACAGCAACAATGTCAACATGAATCGAGGGTATGCCTTCTTGGAATTCTCATCTCGCTCAGATGCCACGGATGCTCACAAACGTCTCCTCAAGAAAGATGTGGTGTTTGGAGTTGAGAAGCCTGCAAAGGTCTCTTTTGCTGATTCTTTCTTAGACCCAGAAGATGAGATAATGGCGCAG GTTAAGACTATCTTCATTGATGGTCTGTCACCTTCATGGAATGAAGAACGTGTTAGAGACCTTCTGAAAAGATATGGTAAACTAGAAAAGATTGAGCTTGCTCGCAATATGCCATCAGCAAGGAGGAAAGACTTTGGCTTTGTAACTTTTGATACTCATGATGCTGCTATGAGCTGTGCCAAATTCATCAACAACTCAGAGCTAGGCGAAGGGGAGGACAAG GCAAAAGTGAGAGCACGCTTATCTAGACCACTTCAGAAAGCAGGTAAAAGCAGGCAGTCCAGTCGCTCAGACCAGCGGTCTAGGCATGGGACTGGACGGTCTGGAAGGAGTTCATTTGCTCGTCTTCCACCCCGTAGCCTTCCTTCCTCTCGGAGTGCTAGAGGCGTTGGATCTCGGGCCCCATCTTCTAGTGCAAAGAGAGCGGCTGGATCAAGGGGAAGACGTCCACGCCCACCTCTACCTCCACCTGCAAGAGTCAGGCCTTTGCCACCACCTGCTAGGTCATATGATAGAAGACCTCCAG TTCCTCTGTATCCAAAGGCTAGCTTGAAGAGGGACTATGGTCGGCGTGATGATCTTCCTCCTCCAAGAAGCAGACCAGCTGTGAGCTATAGTTCAAGGCTTTCTCCTGAGAGACATCTGTCTTACAGAGATGATTATGCACCTCGTAGCTCTGGTTATTCAGATCTTCCTAGAAGTTCGTCTCGCTCTGAAATGAGGAGGCCGTTCGTGGATGACCCTTACAGTTCAAGATTTGAAAGACCTCCCAGTTACAGTGAAGGAAGACCTCGCGCTTATGAACCTCTTCCTGGATCAAAGCGTCCATATGCTGCATTG GATGACGTTCCTCCTCGTTATGCGGACGTCGATGTTCGTCATTCAAGAACCCGTCTGGACTATGATGTTGGCCCTTCTCAATATGGGGAATCCTATGGGGACCG GATTCCTAGATCTAGTCTAGGATATGGAAGCAGCCGAAATTCTATGTCAAGTCATGACTCGCGTGGTCCATACAGCAGTCGTCAGGGAATGGATTATGGAGGAG GTTCTTATAGTGGCAGCGATGTAGGAGGAATGTACTCCTCTAGTAGCTATGGTGGTGATCTACCCAGAAGAGAT GGAGGAGGTAGCTCGTATTCTTCAATTTACTCAAGCCGTGGCTTGGGTGGTAGTAGTTACTCTGGTGGTGGTCCAGGATCATACTACTGA
- the LOC104783021 gene encoding rac-like GTP-binding protein ARAC9 isoform X2, whose translation MSASVAATSATTASTFIKCVTVGDGAVGKTCLLISYTSNTFPTDYVPTVFDNFSANVLVDGKTVNLGLWDTAGQEDYNRLRPLSYRGADVFILAFSLISRPSFENIAKKWVPELRHYAPTVPIVLVGTKLDLREDKQFPMNYPGACTISTEQGQELRKEIGALAYIECSSKTQQNVKTVFDAAIKVVLQPPSKTTKQKRKIGFCHVL comes from the exons ATGTCAGCTTCAGTGGCTGCAACATCAGCAACAACAGCTTCAACGTTTATAAAGTGCGTCACTGTTGGCGATGGAGCTGTGGGCAAAACTTGTCTTCTTATCTCCTACACCAGCAACACTTTTCCCACT GATTATGTTCCAACAGTGTTCGACAATTTCAGTGCAAATGTTTTAGTCGATGGCAAAACTGTCAATCTTGGTCTCTGGGATACTGCTG GTCAAGAAGATTACAATAGGCTTAGACCATTGAGTTACAGAGGAGCGGATGTATTCATTCTTGCCTTCTCACTTATTAGCAGGCCTAGCTTTGAGAACATTGCTAAAAAG TGGGTTCCCGAGCTGAGACATTATGCCCCGACCGTGCCTATAGTTCTCGTTGGAACCAAATTAG ATCTAAGAGAAGACAAGCAATTCCCAATGAACTATCCTGGTGCTTGTACAATCTCCACAGAACAA GGTCAAGAACTAAGAAAGGAGATAGGAGCATTAGCTTATATAGAGTGCAGCTCAAAAACACAACAG AATGTAAAAACGGTGTTTGATGCGGCGATAAAAGTAGTCTTACAGCCTCCTTCAAAGACTAcgaagcaaaagagaaagattGGGTTCTGCCATGTTCTTTGA
- the LOC104784403 gene encoding F-box/kelch-repeat protein At2g44700-like has product MTNLAVSNGDERPPKTNQPLSSSPMSSPSSFTSLPRDMVLNVIARVPKRLYPILCCVSKNLRSLVRSPEIQETRSLIGKDSLYICVEDITRDEEYVITRTYHWFNLRRVEKSTTENVFVSVDFSFLSESCHVSSSIFAVGPEMFFILNDGSPSFRIFDTQSGKVRQGPSLLVNRTYNCVGIVGGKIYVIGGYKEDELTAESFDLKTEAWETAPSPHNKERLIWIHGTGASLDRKVCAVSFFRCLTCYDPRDGSCETSQMSFSDWWNTGVCVIDNVLYVYFFSYGLMWYDTELKLWRLVYGLDLGEAQGVAMAEYYGKLAFLWEKPSLVSSESKEIWCRMIGLAWSEAEINGTAEPSQLLRIVPRTFDFHHCLSVG; this is encoded by the coding sequence ATGACTAACCTCGCCGTTTCTAATGGAGACGAACGACCGCCAAAAACCAACCAACCGCTGTCGTCGTCTCCAATGTCGTCGCCGTCATCGTTTACGTCACTGCCACGCGACATGGTATTAAACGTCATAGCCCGCGTACCAAAACGGTTGTACCCAATCCTCTGTTGCGTCTCCAAGAACTTGCGTAGTCTTGTTCGGTCGCCTGAGATTCAAGAGACTCGATCTTTAATCGGAAAGGATTCTCTTTATATCTGCGTCGAGGACATAACTAGGGATGAAGAATATGTGATTACGCGTACTTATCACTGGTTCAATCTCCGCAGGGTTGAGAAGAGTACGACCGAGAATGTCTTCGTCTCCGTCGATTTCTCTTTCCTTTCCGAGTCTTGTCATGTCTCTTCTTCCATCTTCGCCGTTGGTCCTGAGATGTTCTTCATTCTTAATGATGGCTCACCAAGCTTTAGGATCTTTGACACCCAATCTGGAAAGGTTCGTCAAGGACCTAGTTTGCTAGTGAACCGAACGTACAATTGCGTAGGAATAGTCGGCGGTAAGATCTATGTGATCGGAGGATACAAAGAAGACGAGCTTACAGCGGAAAGCTTTGATCTAAAGACGGAAGCGTGGGAAACAGCTCCGAGTCCCCATAACAAAGAAAGACTTATATGGATTCATGGAACAGGTGCTTCACTAGACAGAAAGGTTTGTGCTGTAAGCTTTTTTCGATGCCTGACATGTTACGATCCTAGAGATGGTTCTTGTGAGACATCCCAGATGTCATTTAGCGACTGGTGGAACACAGGAGTGTGTGTTATAGACAATGTGCTCTACGTTTACTTCTTTAGTTACGGTTTAATGTGGTATGACACTGAACTGAAGCTATGGAGATTGGTTTATGGTTTGGATCTTGGCGAAGCTCAAGGCGTTGCAATGGCTGAATACTATGGGAAGTTGGCGTTTCTATGGGAGAAACCTAGTCTTGTTAGTAGTGAAAGCAAAGAGATTTGGTGTAGAATGATTGGTTTGGCTTGGAGTGAAGCAGAAATCAATGGAACTGCAGAACCATCTCAACTTCTTAGGATTGTTCCTCGCACCTTTGATTTTCACCATTGTCTGTCGGTTGGTTAA
- the LOC104783020 gene encoding F-box/kelch-repeat protein At2g44700-like, whose product MSNLAVSNGGEPPRKTNQTPPASFSSLPFDIVLNVLARVPRRHYPILRCVCKSLRSLLRSPEIHKTRSFLGKDSLYICFMDKSTDPRTPRWFALRRIENSTTDENVFNSIEFPCGYSLSTIAVGREIFVIPGTHIRSTNLQIFDTQSGKVREGPSLLVKRQSNSVELVGGKMYVIGGHREDKIPAQVFDLKTQTWEEAPIPEEDGRFVWSCAASFSLDRKVCALISGRGMTCYDPRDGSCETPQLPKDRWWKAGVCVIDNVLFVYFLRFGLMWYDSQLMLWRVVYGLDIGTDIGKAGCVTMAEYYGKLAFLWVNRSLLCPKSKEIWCRMIGLDRNDSGIHGTAEPSQLLSIVPRDYNMCCCLSLG is encoded by the coding sequence ATGTCAAACCTCGCCGTCTCTAATGGCGGCGAACCACCGCGAAAAACCAACCAGACACCGCCGGCATCGTTTTCGTCGCTTCCATTCGACATCGTGTTGAACGTCTTAGCCCGCGTCCCAAGAAGGCATTACCCGATCCTCCGTTGCGTATGCAAGAGCTTGAGGAGTCTACTTCGCTCGCCTGAGATCCACAAGACTCGATCTTTCCTCGGAAAGGATTCGCTTTATATATGCTTCATGGACAAATCTACAGACCCCAGGACTCCTCGCTGGTTCGCTCTCCGCAGGATTGAGAACAGTACGACTGATGAGAATGTCTTCAACTCCATCGAGTTCCCTTGTGGTTACTCTCTTTCCACCATCGCGGTTGGTCGTGAGATTTTCGTCATTCCCGGAACTCATATTCGCTCAACAAATCTCCAGATCTTTGATACACAATCTGGAAAGGTTCGTGAAGGACCTAGTTTGCTAGTGAAGCGACAATCCAATAGCGTAGAACTAGTCGGCGGTAAGATGTATGTGATCGGAGGCCACAGAGAAGACAAGATTCCAGCGCAAGTATTTGACTTAAAGACGCAAACTTGGGAAGAAGCGCCGATTCCTGAGGAAGATGGGAGATTTGTATGGAGCTGTGCGGCAAGTTTTTCACTAGACAGGAAGGTTTGTGCTTTAATCTCTGGTCGAGGCATGACTTGTTACGATCCTAGAGATGGTTCTTGTGAGACACCTCAGTTGCCTAAAGACAGATGGTGGAAGGCAGGAGTGTGTGTTATAGACAATGTGCTCTTCGTTTACTTCTTGAGATTCGGGTTAATGTGGTATGACTCTCAACTGATGCTGTGGAGGGTGGTTTATGGTTTGGATATTGGCACAGATATTGGCAAAGCTGGATGCGTTACAATGGCTGAATACTATGGGAAGTTGGCTTTTCTATGGGTGAATCGAAGTCTTCTTTGTCCTAAAAGCAAAGAGATTTGGTGTAGAATGATTGGTTTGGATAGAAATGATTCAGGAATTCATGGGACTGCAGAACCGTCTCAACTTCTCTCGATTGTTCCTCGCGACTATAACATGTGTTGTTGTCTGTCTCTTGGTTAA